A DNA window from Solanum lycopersicum chromosome 3, SLM_r2.1 contains the following coding sequences:
- the LOC101258629 gene encoding tetraspanin-2-like produces MSSSNNITAFLNFLAFMCSIPIIASGTWLASNPDNECIHWLRWPVVFIGIAIMLVSLTGFIGAYWKKEGLLGVYLVCMALLIVLLLVLLVLAFVVTGPTGAYMVPGRAYSDYRLEGFSYWLRDHIVGPDNWGNIRACLADSAICSKLNNHYVTAEQFFAVDLSPIQSGCCKPPTICGYQYMNPTLWINPTNAIVDVDCSIWNNDPNQLCYNCDSCKGGLLGNLRKEWKKSNLILIITLVILISVYLIGCCAYKNTLTKSNSKGKK; encoded by the exons ATGTCTTCGAGTAATAACATAACAGCTTTCTTGAACTTCTTGGCATTCATGTGTTCTATCCCTATAATCGCATCAGGCACTTGGCTGGCTTCAAATCCAGACAACGAATGTATCCACTGGCTCCGATGGCCAGTCGTGTTCATTGGAATTGCCATCATGTTGGTTTCTTTGACTGGCTTTATTGGAGCTTACTGGAAAAAAGAAGGTCTTTTAGGTGTCTACTTGGTGTGTATGGCCCTTCTTATTGTCCTTCTCCTCGTGCTCCTCGTACTTGCCTTTGTGGTTACGGGTCCAACCGGGGCTTATATGGTGCCTGGAAGAGCTTACAGTGATTATAGGCTTGAAGGGTTTTCTTACTGGTTGAGGGATCATATTGTTGGCCCGGATAATTGGGGCAATATTAGGGCATGTTTAGCTGATTCTGCTATTTGTTCTAAGCTTAACAATCACTATGTTACCGCGGAACAGTTCTTTGCTGTTGATCTATCACCTATCCAG TCTGGATGTTGTAAACCTCCAACAATTTGTGGATACCAGTATATGAACCCAACCTTGTGGATTAACCCAACAAATGCAATAGTAGATGTTGATTGCTCTATCTGGAACAATGATCCTAACCAATTATGCTACAACTGTGATTCTTGCAAAGGTGGCCTACTTGGAAATCTGAGGAAAGAATGGAAGAAATCTAATCTCATTCTCATCATAACTTTGGTCATTCTCATATCAGTTTATCTCATTGGTTGTTGTGCTTATAAGAATACTCTAACTAAATCAAATTCCAAGggtaaaaaatag